One window of Trichomycterus rosablanca isolate fTriRos1 chromosome 2, fTriRos1.hap1, whole genome shotgun sequence genomic DNA carries:
- the LOC134309203 gene encoding zinc-binding protein A33, producing the protein MSSSLPEEDLSCPVCCDIFRDPVLLPCSHSFCRSCLQNFWGSSICRSCPVCRRKSSKKTPPINLALKNLCEAFVQSQSWTGEGEENSACPQHGERLKLFCIDDQQPICVVCQASRMHKGHNCAPTDEAALDCKEKLSSTLKTLKNKLDVVNKRKMTSAMTLEHIKSQSQRIEKQIRAQFFKLRQFLMEEEEARVSSLKEEEMKKMLALKERDEELKKETASLTEVIKQTEEEIDAADLMLLKNFKSTIERTQTSSQNPKLFHGSLIDEAKHLSNLKFEVWKKMEGIASYSPVTLDPNTAHPCLKLSEDLTCIHYSSLCNHLPNNPERFCISAEVLGSVPLSSGRHSWEVEVGASEDWILGVASTSIKREEEVPARPENGFWTLCIRDGEYKAMESPPKTLNVEQKLQKVLVQLDWDAGEVSFLCSEDGQTLYIFEHNFTDMVVPYFYTQSKQPLRIMPKPVLISVKDN; encoded by the exons ATGTCTTCCAGTTTGCCAGAGGAGGACTTGTCCTGTCCAGTGTGCTGTGATATCTTCAGAGACCCGGTCTTGCTCCCATGCAGCCACAGTTTCTGCCGGTCATGTTTGCAAAACTTTTGGGGAAGCTCAATTTGCCGAAGCTGTCCAGTCTGTAGGAGGAAATCTTCAAAGAAAACACCTCCAATCAACCTGGCCCTGAAGAACCTGTGTGAGGCTTTTGTGCAGTCTCAGAGCTGGACAGGTGAGGGTGAAGAAAACTCAGCATGCCCTCAGCATGGGGAGAGATTGAAGCTTTTCTGCATAGATGACCAGCAGCCCATCTGCGTAGTGTGCCAAGCCTCGAGAATGCACAAGGGCCACAACTGCGCTCCCACTGACGAGGCCGCTCTGGACTGTAAG GAGAAACTCAGTTCTACACTGAAGACACTGAAGAACAAGCTGGACGTTGTCAATAAACGTAAAATGACTTCAGCGATGACACTGGAGCATATAAAG AGTCAGTCACAGCGGATAGAAAAGCAGATCAGGGCTCAGTTCTTTAAGCTTCGTCAGTTTCTGATGGAGGAAGAGGAGGCTCGAGTGTCTTCACTGAAGGAAGAGGAGATGAAAAAGATGCTTGCTTTAAAGGAAAGAGATGAAGAGCTGAAGAAGGAAACAGCTTCTCTAACAGAAGTCATTAAACAGACAGAAGAGGAGATCGATGCTGCTGATCTGATGCTGCTGAAG aacTTTAAATCCACCATAGAGAG AACCCAGACGTCATCACAAAATCCGAAGCTGTTTCATGGATCATTGATAGATGAGGCCAAGCACTTGAGTAACTTAAAGTTTGAGGTGTGGAAGAAGATGGAGGGTATAGCTTCTTATT CTCCTGTAACTCTAGACCCAAACACAGCTCACCCATGCCTAAAACTCTCTGAAGACCTCACCTGCATCCACTACAGCAGCCTGTGCAATCATCTACCCAACAATCCAGAGCGCTTCTGCATCAGCGCTGAAGTGCTGGGCTCGGTGCCGCTCAGCTCCGGCAGACACAGCTGGGAGGTGGAAGTGGGAGCAAGTGAGGACTGGATTCTAGGTGTAGCTAGCACGTCCATTAAGAGGGAGGAAGAAGTCCCAGCACGCCCAGAGAATGGATTCTGGACTCTGTGCATAAGGGATGGAGAGTACAAGGCCATGGAGTCACCTCCAAAGACACTGAATGTGGAGCAGAAGCTGCAAAAGGTGCTAGTACAGCTGGACTGGGATGCAGGGGAGGTCAGTTTTCTCTGCAGTGAGGATGGACAAACACTTTACATATTTGAACACAACTTTACAGATATGGTGGTGCCTTATTTTTACACTCAGAGTAAACAGCCTCTAAGGATCATGCCCAAACCAGTGCTGATTTCAGTGAAGGACAACTAA